From a single Tachypleus tridentatus isolate NWPU-2018 chromosome 6, ASM421037v1, whole genome shotgun sequence genomic region:
- the LOC143252587 gene encoding YTH domain-containing family protein 2-like isoform X2 — MKGQGSSVLNGPKDMVKDEEFDTWRNQPQQAYNAAMSSSSMGDPYMPSYYPSMSFPYLNQGLGDGAWSNGGDPMTFLGGYGGQMGGTDQHSHYMDGMFGQNSFTGYSQGFNFFHGGSSDYSAWGNSNMGGCKPGPAGHGYHEDYYRDAYEQVVERGALKHVEQGIGGLSLSEHKSEIQFPKDGYLKPGIASAQGHLMADHQLAKKFIASSADPLSMGRPIPGVLGQPVGSKKMSWASVASQPAKPQLKSKPKSIPPPTMLHGKHNTTSMDIGTWESKNGNGPVNGGKTVPPSSQTSSATWGSSRGSRNNGPSGHGYVPPQPLQFQHISLAQNQPSVDSDGFPSHPVLDKLRMENNYNPKEFDMNPKNVRFFIIKSYSEDDIHRSIKYSIWCSTEHGNKRLDAAYHEREGKGPIFLFFSVNGSGHFCGMAQMVSKVDYSASSSVWAQDKWKGQFRVKWIYVKDVPNSQLRHIRLENNENKPVTNSRDTQEVPVEKGKQVLKIIHNFKHSTSIFDDFLHYEKRQEEDEQRRTQPRGNRGQPEH, encoded by the exons tactgaATGGACCAAAGGATATGGTAAAGGATGAAGAATTTGATACCTGGAGAAATCAACCTCAACAG gcATATAATGCAGCTATGTCATCATCCAGCATGGGAGATCCCTACATGCCTAGTTACTACCCTTCTATGTCTTTTCCCTATTTGAATCAAGGACTTGGTGATGGTGCATGGAGCAATGGTGGTGATCCTATGACTTTCCTTGGTGGATATGGTGGACAGATGGGAGGTACTGACCAACATTCCCACTACATGGATGGTATGTTTGGTCAGAATAGTTTTACTGGTTATAGTCAAGGTTTTAACTTCTTTCATGGAGGGAGTAGTGACTACTCAGCTTGGGGAAACTCCAACATGGGAGGATGTAAACCAGGACCAGCTGGACATGGCTATCATGAAGACTACTATCGAGATGCATATGAACAGGTTGTTGAACGTGGGGCCTTAAAACATGTGGAACAGGGAATAGGGGGATTGTCTCTTAGTGAACACAAAAGTGAAATACAGTTTCCAAAAGATGGTTATCTTAAACCAGGAATTGCCTCTGCACAAGGGCATTTGATGGCTGACCATCAACTGGCAAAGAAATTTATAGCATCCTCAGCAGACCCTCTCTCAATGGGTAGACCTATTCCTGGTGTTCTAGGGCAACCAGTGGGTTCCAAGAAGATGTCCTGGGCATCAGTTGCCAGCCAGCCGGCTAAGCCGCAGCTAAAGAGTAAACCCAAATCCATTCCTCCACCAACCATGTTGCATGGAAAACATAACACTACTAGCATGGACATTGGAACATGGGAAAGTAAAAATGGAAATGGACCTGTCAATGGTGGAAAAACGGTGCCTCCATCTTCACAGACAAGTTCAGCTACATGGGGTTCTTCCCGTGGGAGTCGGAATAATGGTCCGTCAGGACATGGGTACGTGCCACCTCAACCACTGCAGTTCCAGCACATTTCATTAGCTCAGAATCAACCTTCAGTGGATAGTGATGGGTTTCCATCTCATCCTGTATTGGATAAACTTCGAATGGAAAACAATTATAATCCTAAAGAGTTTGATATGAACCCTAAAAATGTGAGATTTTTTATCATCAAGTCATACTCTGAAGATGACATACATCGATCTATCAAGTATTCGATCTGGTGCTCTACAGAACATGGTAATAAACGACTGGATGCGGCGTATCATGAACGTGAAGGGAAGGGcccaatatttttattcttcagtgTAAATGGTTCAGGACACTTCTGTGGAATGGCACAGATGGTCTCTAAAGTAGACTATAGTGCCTCTTCAAGTGTCTGGGCTCAAGACAAGTGGAAGGGACAGTTCAGAGTTAAATGGATCTATGTGAAGGATGTGCCTAATTCACAGCTCCGTCACATCAGACTGGAGAACAATGAAAATAAGCCTGTAACAAACTCTCGTGACACTCAAGAGGTTCCAGTTGAGAAGGGTAAACAGGTACTGAAGATTATTCATAACTTCAAACACTCTACCTCTATCTTTGATGACTTTCTTCATTATGAAAAACGCCAAGAAGAAGATGAACAGCGAAGAACTCAG
- the LOC143252587 gene encoding YTH domain-containing family protein 2-like isoform X1, whose protein sequence is MSTSVDQRMKGQGSSVLNGPKDMVKDEEFDTWRNQPQQAYNAAMSSSSMGDPYMPSYYPSMSFPYLNQGLGDGAWSNGGDPMTFLGGYGGQMGGTDQHSHYMDGMFGQNSFTGYSQGFNFFHGGSSDYSAWGNSNMGGCKPGPAGHGYHEDYYRDAYEQVVERGALKHVEQGIGGLSLSEHKSEIQFPKDGYLKPGIASAQGHLMADHQLAKKFIASSADPLSMGRPIPGVLGQPVGSKKMSWASVASQPAKPQLKSKPKSIPPPTMLHGKHNTTSMDIGTWESKNGNGPVNGGKTVPPSSQTSSATWGSSRGSRNNGPSGHGYVPPQPLQFQHISLAQNQPSVDSDGFPSHPVLDKLRMENNYNPKEFDMNPKNVRFFIIKSYSEDDIHRSIKYSIWCSTEHGNKRLDAAYHEREGKGPIFLFFSVNGSGHFCGMAQMVSKVDYSASSSVWAQDKWKGQFRVKWIYVKDVPNSQLRHIRLENNENKPVTNSRDTQEVPVEKGKQVLKIIHNFKHSTSIFDDFLHYEKRQEEDEQRRTQPRGNRGQPEH, encoded by the exons tactgaATGGACCAAAGGATATGGTAAAGGATGAAGAATTTGATACCTGGAGAAATCAACCTCAACAG gcATATAATGCAGCTATGTCATCATCCAGCATGGGAGATCCCTACATGCCTAGTTACTACCCTTCTATGTCTTTTCCCTATTTGAATCAAGGACTTGGTGATGGTGCATGGAGCAATGGTGGTGATCCTATGACTTTCCTTGGTGGATATGGTGGACAGATGGGAGGTACTGACCAACATTCCCACTACATGGATGGTATGTTTGGTCAGAATAGTTTTACTGGTTATAGTCAAGGTTTTAACTTCTTTCATGGAGGGAGTAGTGACTACTCAGCTTGGGGAAACTCCAACATGGGAGGATGTAAACCAGGACCAGCTGGACATGGCTATCATGAAGACTACTATCGAGATGCATATGAACAGGTTGTTGAACGTGGGGCCTTAAAACATGTGGAACAGGGAATAGGGGGATTGTCTCTTAGTGAACACAAAAGTGAAATACAGTTTCCAAAAGATGGTTATCTTAAACCAGGAATTGCCTCTGCACAAGGGCATTTGATGGCTGACCATCAACTGGCAAAGAAATTTATAGCATCCTCAGCAGACCCTCTCTCAATGGGTAGACCTATTCCTGGTGTTCTAGGGCAACCAGTGGGTTCCAAGAAGATGTCCTGGGCATCAGTTGCCAGCCAGCCGGCTAAGCCGCAGCTAAAGAGTAAACCCAAATCCATTCCTCCACCAACCATGTTGCATGGAAAACATAACACTACTAGCATGGACATTGGAACATGGGAAAGTAAAAATGGAAATGGACCTGTCAATGGTGGAAAAACGGTGCCTCCATCTTCACAGACAAGTTCAGCTACATGGGGTTCTTCCCGTGGGAGTCGGAATAATGGTCCGTCAGGACATGGGTACGTGCCACCTCAACCACTGCAGTTCCAGCACATTTCATTAGCTCAGAATCAACCTTCAGTGGATAGTGATGGGTTTCCATCTCATCCTGTATTGGATAAACTTCGAATGGAAAACAATTATAATCCTAAAGAGTTTGATATGAACCCTAAAAATGTGAGATTTTTTATCATCAAGTCATACTCTGAAGATGACATACATCGATCTATCAAGTATTCGATCTGGTGCTCTACAGAACATGGTAATAAACGACTGGATGCGGCGTATCATGAACGTGAAGGGAAGGGcccaatatttttattcttcagtgTAAATGGTTCAGGACACTTCTGTGGAATGGCACAGATGGTCTCTAAAGTAGACTATAGTGCCTCTTCAAGTGTCTGGGCTCAAGACAAGTGGAAGGGACAGTTCAGAGTTAAATGGATCTATGTGAAGGATGTGCCTAATTCACAGCTCCGTCACATCAGACTGGAGAACAATGAAAATAAGCCTGTAACAAACTCTCGTGACACTCAAGAGGTTCCAGTTGAGAAGGGTAAACAGGTACTGAAGATTATTCATAACTTCAAACACTCTACCTCTATCTTTGATGACTTTCTTCATTATGAAAAACGCCAAGAAGAAGATGAACAGCGAAGAACTCAG
- the LOC143252587 gene encoding YTH domain-containing family protein 2-like isoform X3, whose product MVKDEEFDTWRNQPQQAYNAAMSSSSMGDPYMPSYYPSMSFPYLNQGLGDGAWSNGGDPMTFLGGYGGQMGGTDQHSHYMDGMFGQNSFTGYSQGFNFFHGGSSDYSAWGNSNMGGCKPGPAGHGYHEDYYRDAYEQVVERGALKHVEQGIGGLSLSEHKSEIQFPKDGYLKPGIASAQGHLMADHQLAKKFIASSADPLSMGRPIPGVLGQPVGSKKMSWASVASQPAKPQLKSKPKSIPPPTMLHGKHNTTSMDIGTWESKNGNGPVNGGKTVPPSSQTSSATWGSSRGSRNNGPSGHGYVPPQPLQFQHISLAQNQPSVDSDGFPSHPVLDKLRMENNYNPKEFDMNPKNVRFFIIKSYSEDDIHRSIKYSIWCSTEHGNKRLDAAYHEREGKGPIFLFFSVNGSGHFCGMAQMVSKVDYSASSSVWAQDKWKGQFRVKWIYVKDVPNSQLRHIRLENNENKPVTNSRDTQEVPVEKGKQVLKIIHNFKHSTSIFDDFLHYEKRQEEDEQRRTQPRGNRGQPEH is encoded by the exons ATGGTAAAGGATGAAGAATTTGATACCTGGAGAAATCAACCTCAACAG gcATATAATGCAGCTATGTCATCATCCAGCATGGGAGATCCCTACATGCCTAGTTACTACCCTTCTATGTCTTTTCCCTATTTGAATCAAGGACTTGGTGATGGTGCATGGAGCAATGGTGGTGATCCTATGACTTTCCTTGGTGGATATGGTGGACAGATGGGAGGTACTGACCAACATTCCCACTACATGGATGGTATGTTTGGTCAGAATAGTTTTACTGGTTATAGTCAAGGTTTTAACTTCTTTCATGGAGGGAGTAGTGACTACTCAGCTTGGGGAAACTCCAACATGGGAGGATGTAAACCAGGACCAGCTGGACATGGCTATCATGAAGACTACTATCGAGATGCATATGAACAGGTTGTTGAACGTGGGGCCTTAAAACATGTGGAACAGGGAATAGGGGGATTGTCTCTTAGTGAACACAAAAGTGAAATACAGTTTCCAAAAGATGGTTATCTTAAACCAGGAATTGCCTCTGCACAAGGGCATTTGATGGCTGACCATCAACTGGCAAAGAAATTTATAGCATCCTCAGCAGACCCTCTCTCAATGGGTAGACCTATTCCTGGTGTTCTAGGGCAACCAGTGGGTTCCAAGAAGATGTCCTGGGCATCAGTTGCCAGCCAGCCGGCTAAGCCGCAGCTAAAGAGTAAACCCAAATCCATTCCTCCACCAACCATGTTGCATGGAAAACATAACACTACTAGCATGGACATTGGAACATGGGAAAGTAAAAATGGAAATGGACCTGTCAATGGTGGAAAAACGGTGCCTCCATCTTCACAGACAAGTTCAGCTACATGGGGTTCTTCCCGTGGGAGTCGGAATAATGGTCCGTCAGGACATGGGTACGTGCCACCTCAACCACTGCAGTTCCAGCACATTTCATTAGCTCAGAATCAACCTTCAGTGGATAGTGATGGGTTTCCATCTCATCCTGTATTGGATAAACTTCGAATGGAAAACAATTATAATCCTAAAGAGTTTGATATGAACCCTAAAAATGTGAGATTTTTTATCATCAAGTCATACTCTGAAGATGACATACATCGATCTATCAAGTATTCGATCTGGTGCTCTACAGAACATGGTAATAAACGACTGGATGCGGCGTATCATGAACGTGAAGGGAAGGGcccaatatttttattcttcagtgTAAATGGTTCAGGACACTTCTGTGGAATGGCACAGATGGTCTCTAAAGTAGACTATAGTGCCTCTTCAAGTGTCTGGGCTCAAGACAAGTGGAAGGGACAGTTCAGAGTTAAATGGATCTATGTGAAGGATGTGCCTAATTCACAGCTCCGTCACATCAGACTGGAGAACAATGAAAATAAGCCTGTAACAAACTCTCGTGACACTCAAGAGGTTCCAGTTGAGAAGGGTAAACAGGTACTGAAGATTATTCATAACTTCAAACACTCTACCTCTATCTTTGATGACTTTCTTCATTATGAAAAACGCCAAGAAGAAGATGAACAGCGAAGAACTCAG